The Acidobacteriota bacterium genome contains a region encoding:
- a CDS encoding SAM-dependent chlorinase/fluorinase, which yields MTRQPIVTFLSDFGTREYYVGAVKGAVLSACPDACIVDISHDIASHDLLEAAFTLDSAYRTFPSRTIHLVVVDPGVGSSRRALVVSTENCYFVGPDNGVLSLIYQREEVNRVVSIESEHYFRQPVSPTFHGRDIFGPVAGSLAHGIQIDKFGPEVDDYKRLSLPGARKVSDDEVEGIVLHIDKFGNVITNLRPQEVSRLVERQTSPAAFHLGEAEIRRHCRYYSEAQPNEVVSLVGSSGYFELAALKQPAARLLGAKRGSKVRLKVK from the coding sequence ATGACGCGTCAACCCATCGTGACCTTCCTCAGCGACTTCGGAACCCGCGAGTACTACGTGGGGGCCGTCAAAGGCGCCGTCCTCAGCGCCTGTCCCGACGCCTGCATCGTCGACATCAGCCACGACATCGCCTCTCACGACTTGCTGGAGGCGGCGTTCACGCTGGACAGCGCCTACCGGACCTTCCCTTCGCGCACCATCCATCTGGTGGTGGTCGATCCCGGTGTGGGTTCCTCGCGCCGGGCCCTGGTGGTGAGCACCGAGAACTGCTATTTCGTGGGTCCCGACAACGGCGTGCTTTCGCTCATCTACCAGCGCGAAGAGGTCAACCGCGTCGTCTCCATCGAGTCTGAACACTATTTCCGTCAGCCGGTCTCGCCAACCTTCCACGGACGCGACATCTTCGGTCCCGTGGCCGGATCGCTGGCCCACGGCATTCAAATCGACAAGTTCGGACCCGAAGTGGACGACTACAAGCGGCTTTCCCTGCCGGGGGCGCGCAAGGTGTCCGACGATGAAGTCGAAGGCATCGTGCTGCACATCGACAAATTCGGCAACGTGATCACCAACCTGCGTCCCCAGGAGGTGTCGCGGCTGGTGGAGCGCCAGACGAGCCCCGCCGCCTTCCACCTGGGCGAGGCCGAGATCAGGCGCCATTGCCGCTACTACTCGGAGGCGCAACCCAATGAGGTGGTATCCCTGGTGGGCAGCAGCGGCTACTTCGAACTGGCCGCCCTGAAACAGCCCGCCGCCCGTCTGCTGGGGGCCAAAAGGGGAAGCAAGGTGCGGTTGAAAGTGAAGTAG
- the hflX gene encoding GTPase HflX, translating to MKGIKTSERRALERTYRRRVPSHQVVSPELARHLASISHQLGRQVGVLLARDGTVENVIVGDASQLEIPEIGRLRGGVGRFRGLRLVHTHLRGEDLTADDLNDLCLLRLDLVAMIEVLEDGDAGRIELAHILPGQDDEEEQGEPFRRISAKSVFDLDFYFEAEILALEDEFSKFVGKPGKTRKERVLIVALSPQDELVQETIELVRSAGVQITALLRQKRRHPHPKTGVGAGKLREIVLEGMRRRADVAIFDCDLSPAQARAFEDATGMKCVDRTQLILDIFAQRARSRDGKLQVELAQLKYDLPRLTEKDAGLSRLTGGIGGRGPGETVMEIGRRRIRDRIRRLEKKIDQLSRQRDLRRSRRRKEGLPVLSIIGYTNAGKSTLLNALTDSDIEAKDRLFMTLDPTSRRLRFPREREVIITDTVGFIRDLPEDLVAAFRATLEELSEADLLLHVVDASDEYLEDKYEAVERLLADLDLNEVPCLTVVNKCDLVDDERAEAVSRRYRGVAVSAVQRQGLRALLEEAEQRIDADLDPDPSPAAVDSTANSPA from the coding sequence TTGAAGGGCATCAAGACCTCTGAGCGCCGAGCTTTAGAGCGGACCTACCGTCGCCGTGTGCCTTCCCACCAGGTGGTGTCGCCCGAACTGGCTCGTCATCTCGCTTCCATCTCTCACCAACTGGGCCGCCAGGTGGGGGTTCTGCTGGCCCGCGACGGCACCGTGGAGAACGTCATCGTCGGTGACGCCTCCCAGTTGGAGATTCCCGAAATCGGACGTTTGCGCGGCGGCGTGGGACGTTTTCGCGGACTGCGTTTGGTGCATACCCACCTCAGGGGCGAAGACCTGACCGCCGACGACCTGAACGACCTGTGCCTGCTGCGCCTGGACCTGGTGGCCATGATCGAGGTGCTCGAGGACGGCGACGCGGGACGCATCGAGCTGGCCCATATTCTGCCGGGCCAGGACGACGAAGAAGAGCAGGGCGAGCCCTTCCGGCGTATCTCGGCCAAGAGCGTCTTCGATCTGGACTTCTATTTCGAGGCCGAAATTCTGGCCCTGGAGGACGAGTTCTCCAAGTTCGTGGGCAAGCCCGGCAAGACCAGGAAGGAAAGGGTCCTGATCGTCGCCCTCAGCCCTCAGGACGAACTCGTGCAGGAAACCATCGAACTGGTGCGCTCGGCGGGCGTGCAGATCACGGCGCTGCTGCGCCAGAAGAGGCGTCATCCCCATCCCAAGACGGGCGTGGGTGCGGGCAAGCTGCGGGAGATCGTGCTGGAGGGAATGAGGCGCCGGGCTGACGTGGCCATTTTCGATTGCGATCTTTCGCCGGCCCAGGCCAGGGCCTTCGAAGACGCCACCGGAATGAAGTGCGTTGACCGCACCCAGTTGATCCTCGACATCTTCGCCCAGCGGGCCCGCAGCCGCGACGGCAAGCTGCAGGTGGAACTGGCCCAGCTCAAGTACGACCTGCCCCGCCTGACGGAAAAGGACGCCGGGCTCTCGCGGCTGACGGGAGGCATCGGCGGACGGGGTCCGGGCGAAACGGTGATGGAAATCGGGCGGCGGCGCATCCGTGACCGCATCCGCCGGCTGGAGAAGAAGATCGATCAGCTTTCCAGGCAACGCGACCTGAGGCGGAGCCGCCGCCGCAAGGAAGGCCTTCCCGTGCTTTCCATCATCGGCTACACCAACGCCGGCAAGAGCACCCTGCTCAATGCCTTGACCGACAGCGACATCGAGGCCAAAGACCGCCTCTTCATGACTCTCGACCCCACCTCGCGGCGGCTGCGCTTCCCGCGCGAGCGGGAGGTGATCATTACCGACACGGTGGGATTCATCCGCGACCTCCCCGAAGACCTGGTGGCGGCCTTCAGGGCCACCCTGGAGGAACTCTCGGAAGCCGATCTGCTGCTGCACGTGGTGGATGCCTCCGACGAGTACCTGGAAGACAAGTACGAGGCCGTGGAGAGGCTGCTGGCCGACCTCGACCTCAACGAGGTTCCCTGCCTGACAGTGGTCAATAAATGCGACCTGGTGGACGATGAGCGGGCCGAAGCCGTCTCGCGGCGCTACCGGGGGGTGGCGGTTTCGGCCGTCCAGCGCCAGGGGCTGCGGGCCTTGCTTGAAGAGGCCGAGCAGCGCATCGACGCCGACCTCGATCCCGATCCCTCTCCCGCTGCCGTCGACTCCACCGCCAACAGCCCTGCTTGA
- a CDS encoding PQQ-binding-like beta-propeller repeat protein, with amino-acid sequence MPPTSSPKRLRWWPAALLLALAAGLLAWIWNIAEMPSQQDRVMSTAVVVVLASMALLLWWILFSGVRWWTRFKGLGLLAGLVLLTGVMFRYDGVSGNLVPQLAWRWSETDAASERSRESIGDFQPGPFDFPQYLGPERDGRLPARGLLADWETQPPQLLWNQPIGAGWSGFAVVNGVAVTLEQRDEQETVVAYNLSNGKIFWTHGDWVSFQNPVAGAGPRSTPTLHQGRVYTLGATGLLTCLDFQSGRLLWQINIEEEFANASSQEYGRAASPLIVDDLVVVNPGGQGSALAAFDKLSGEFRWAAGTASPSYASPALAVLGGKRQILACNAGTLAGHEPSDGTLLWETRLEGSSPRAAQPLVVSDELVLVSGGYGMGSELFRVVADGSGKWTVSRAYRSIRLKSKFANMILFDDFIYGLDDGIMTCIDPSDGSRRWKAGRYGHGQLLLVGDLLLATTEGGEVVLIRPDSSRLVELARFRALEGAKMWNPPALAGDILLVRDHRNAAAFRLPIDENLIPAQ; translated from the coding sequence ATGCCACCGACTTCGTCCCCCAAGCGTTTGCGCTGGTGGCCGGCGGCCTTGCTGCTGGCCCTGGCAGCCGGACTTCTGGCCTGGATCTGGAATATCGCCGAAATGCCCAGCCAACAAGACCGTGTCATGTCTACGGCGGTTGTCGTGGTCCTGGCATCGATGGCGCTCTTGCTGTGGTGGATCTTGTTCTCGGGCGTCCGCTGGTGGACCCGCTTCAAGGGTCTGGGGCTGCTGGCCGGACTGGTCCTGCTGACCGGCGTCATGTTCCGTTATGACGGCGTTTCAGGAAACCTGGTGCCCCAACTCGCCTGGCGTTGGAGCGAAACCGACGCCGCCTCCGAGCGAAGCCGCGAAAGCATCGGCGACTTTCAGCCCGGTCCTTTCGACTTTCCCCAGTATCTCGGACCTGAGCGCGACGGCCGCCTTCCCGCCCGCGGACTGCTGGCCGACTGGGAAACTCAGCCGCCTCAGCTTTTGTGGAACCAACCCATCGGAGCCGGATGGTCGGGATTCGCGGTAGTCAACGGCGTGGCCGTCACCCTGGAGCAGCGCGACGAACAGGAAACGGTGGTGGCCTACAACCTGAGCAACGGCAAGATCTTCTGGACTCACGGCGACTGGGTGTCCTTCCAGAATCCCGTGGCGGGAGCCGGTCCCCGCAGCACTCCCACCTTGCACCAGGGACGGGTCTACACGCTGGGCGCCACCGGGCTGCTGACCTGCCTCGACTTTCAAAGCGGACGGCTGCTCTGGCAAATCAACATCGAGGAGGAATTCGCCAACGCCTCTTCGCAGGAATACGGGCGGGCCGCCTCCCCGCTCATCGTGGACGACCTGGTGGTGGTCAACCCGGGAGGCCAAGGCTCGGCCCTGGCGGCCTTCGACAAGCTCTCGGGGGAGTTCCGCTGGGCGGCGGGGACAGCCTCTCCCTCCTACGCTTCCCCCGCCCTGGCCGTGCTGGGCGGCAAACGCCAGATACTGGCCTGCAACGCCGGCACGCTGGCTGGACACGAGCCGTCCGACGGTACGCTGCTGTGGGAGACCAGGCTGGAAGGAAGCTCCCCGCGCGCCGCCCAGCCCTTGGTGGTTTCGGATGAACTGGTGCTGGTTTCGGGAGGATACGGGATGGGAAGCGAACTCTTCCGGGTGGTGGCCGACGGTTCCGGGAAGTGGACGGTTTCGCGCGCCTACCGCAGCATCCGCCTCAAGTCGAAGTTCGCCAACATGATCCTCTTCGACGATTTCATTTACGGGCTCGATGACGGCATCATGACCTGTATCGACCCCAGCGACGGCAGCCGCCGGTGGAAGGCCGGACGCTATGGCCACGGACAATTGCTGCTGGTCGGCGATCTGCTGCTGGCCACCACCGAGGGAGGGGAGGTCGTGCTCATCCGACCCGACTCCAGCCGCCTGGTGGAGCTGGCGCGCTTCCGCGCCCTGGAGGGCGCCAAGATGTGGAATCCGCCGGCACTGGCGGGAGACATCCTGCTGGTGCGCGACCACCGCAACGCCGCCGCCTTCCGCCTCCCCATAGACGAAAACCTGATCCCCGCCCAGTGA
- the hemE gene encoding uroporphyrinogen decarboxylase, translating to MDQPRFLKACRRRPVDRIPVWMMRQAGRYMAEYRALRKRYEMLEVCKTPELALQVTMQPIKRFDLDAAIIFADILLPLEGMGVPFGFEPNHGPVIHDPVDSLEKIDAVQVAEIEESLGYVLEAIRLVRAELDDSIALIGFAGAPFTLASYMIEGGGSRNYLTTKRLMLTHPRAWHRLMETVSETTWRYLAAQAEAGAQALQLFDSWVGCLSPRDYDEFVFPHVRSIFQRLQDKDVPLIYFGTNTSTLLPRMKQSGCSVLGVDWRLPLEQAFELAGDELAVQGNLDPAALFAPRQALLQQVEAILQESRGRRGYIFNLGHGILPGTPVENVEAVIDYVHASGS from the coding sequence ATGGACCAACCACGCTTTCTCAAGGCGTGTCGCCGCCGGCCGGTCGACCGCATTCCCGTCTGGATGATGCGCCAGGCCGGCCGCTACATGGCCGAGTACCGAGCCTTGCGCAAGCGATACGAAATGTTGGAGGTGTGCAAGACGCCGGAACTGGCCTTGCAGGTCACCATGCAGCCCATCAAGCGTTTCGACCTGGACGCAGCCATCATCTTCGCCGACATCCTGCTCCCTCTTGAAGGCATGGGCGTGCCCTTCGGGTTCGAGCCCAACCACGGTCCGGTCATTCACGATCCGGTCGACAGCCTGGAAAAGATCGATGCTGTGCAGGTGGCCGAGATCGAGGAGTCGCTGGGCTACGTGCTCGAGGCCATCCGTCTGGTGAGGGCCGAACTGGACGATTCCATCGCGCTGATCGGCTTCGCGGGGGCGCCTTTCACCCTGGCTTCCTACATGATCGAAGGCGGCGGGTCGCGCAATTACCTCACCACCAAGCGTCTCATGTTGACCCATCCGCGGGCCTGGCATCGGTTGATGGAAACGGTTTCCGAGACCACCTGGCGCTATCTGGCCGCTCAAGCCGAGGCCGGGGCCCAGGCCCTGCAGCTCTTCGACAGTTGGGTAGGCTGCCTTTCGCCCCGCGACTACGACGAGTTCGTTTTTCCTCATGTGCGCTCCATCTTCCAGCGCCTGCAGGACAAAGACGTCCCGCTCATCTATTTCGGGACCAATACCAGCACTTTGCTGCCGCGCATGAAGCAGAGCGGTTGCAGCGTGTTGGGCGTGGATTGGCGCCTGCCCCTCGAGCAGGCTTTCGAGCTGGCTGGAGACGAGTTGGCGGTGCAGGGCAACCTCGACCCTGCCGCCCTCTTCGCTCCCCGTCAGGCCCTCTTGCAGCAGGTCGAGGCCATCCTGCAAGAGAGTCGCGGACGCAGGGGCTACATCTTCAACCTCGGTCACGGGATTCTGCCCGGCACTCCGGTGGAGAACGTGGAGGCCGTGATCGACTACGTCCACGCCTCCGGCTCATGA
- the hemG gene encoding protoporphyrinogen oxidase, whose protein sequence is MSASSPSPPQERAPRRIAVVGGGISGLSAAYFLSRPPGAAQVTVFEASSHWGGIIVTEEGGGFVMEGGPDSFLAAKPEAAELCRQLGLRDELMETRPSHRRSYTWWEGSFYPLPTGILNPPIRLRELAGSPLLSPQGRERAAREPEIPAGGGEDESVGDFFHRRFGREVVRRIAEPLLAGVFGGGVDEISMQAAFPRLCRYEQLHGCLCLRDTSDQAAESREAAPSSPFLTLRGGLATLVEALLRDCRRSGVELRSGRPVQALRPARRESPPAPFLLDLEEGEEAFDAVVMALPAPASAKLLAPAWPDLADALASVDYSPAVLGALAYSGEVPQGRPGSGFIIPPSAGRDLLACTWVHQKWRRRAPRGHSLLRGYLAGEPARRMLQAEDAKVISLLRREFLDLMDVRQDPVLSRVWKLPQALPVYRLGHRSRMAALKKGLQEVKGLTCIGNYLDGVGLPDCIRQARQAARALASDAS, encoded by the coding sequence ATGAGCGCTTCCTCCCCGAGTCCGCCCCAGGAGCGTGCTCCCCGGCGCATCGCCGTGGTGGGCGGAGGGATCAGCGGACTGTCGGCGGCCTACTTTCTCTCCCGCCCGCCCGGCGCGGCCCAAGTGACGGTCTTTGAAGCTTCCTCTCATTGGGGCGGCATTATCGTCACCGAAGAAGGCGGAGGATTCGTGATGGAGGGCGGCCCTGATTCCTTTCTGGCGGCCAAGCCCGAGGCGGCCGAACTGTGCCGTCAACTGGGCTTGCGGGACGAGCTGATGGAGACGCGTCCCAGCCATCGGCGCTCCTATACCTGGTGGGAGGGGAGCTTTTATCCGCTGCCCACCGGCATTCTCAATCCCCCCATCAGGCTCCGGGAGCTGGCCGGCAGTCCGCTGCTCAGCCCGCAAGGACGTGAGCGGGCGGCCCGCGAGCCCGAGATTCCCGCCGGGGGCGGAGAGGACGAGTCGGTGGGCGATTTCTTCCACAGGCGCTTCGGAAGGGAAGTCGTCCGCCGCATCGCCGAACCGCTGCTGGCCGGCGTCTTCGGCGGAGGCGTGGACGAGATCAGCATGCAAGCCGCCTTTCCCCGCCTCTGCCGTTACGAGCAGCTTCACGGCTGCCTGTGCCTGCGGGACACTTCCGACCAAGCCGCCGAGTCCCGGGAGGCCGCGCCCTCCAGCCCGTTCCTGACCCTGCGCGGAGGTCTGGCCACGCTGGTCGAAGCCTTGCTGCGCGATTGCCGCCGCTCGGGGGTAGAGCTGCGCTCAGGCCGGCCCGTGCAAGCCCTCCGGCCTGCCCGCCGAGAGTCGCCCCCGGCGCCCTTCCTTCTCGATCTCGAAGAAGGGGAGGAAGCGTTCGACGCGGTGGTGATGGCCCTGCCCGCTCCCGCCTCGGCCAAACTCTTGGCGCCGGCCTGGCCCGACCTGGCCGACGCTCTGGCCTCGGTCGACTACTCGCCCGCCGTCCTGGGCGCGTTGGCCTACAGCGGCGAGGTGCCGCAAGGACGGCCCGGAAGCGGCTTCATCATCCCTCCCTCGGCGGGACGCGACCTGCTGGCCTGCACCTGGGTGCATCAGAAGTGGCGCCGGCGCGCTCCCCGGGGACATTCGCTGCTGCGCGGCTACCTGGCCGGAGAGCCCGCCCGCAGGATGCTGCAGGCCGAGGACGCGAAGGTGATCTCGCTGCTCCGGCGCGAGTTTCTCGATCTCATGGACGTCCGCCAGGACCCGGTCTTGAGCCGTGTCTGGAAGCTGCCCCAGGCGCTTCCCGTCTATCGCCTGGGGCACCGCTCCCGCATGGCGGCGCTGAAAAAAGGCCTGCAGGAGGTGAAGGGTTTGACCTGCATCGGCAATTATCTGGACGGCGTGGGCCTTCCCGACTGCATCCGTCAAGCCCGCCAAGCCGCGCGGGCACTGGCCTCGGATGCATCCTGA